One genomic region from Amia ocellicauda isolate fAmiCal2 chromosome 4, fAmiCal2.hap1, whole genome shotgun sequence encodes:
- the tjp1a gene encoding tight junction protein ZO-1 isoform X5 produces the protein MSARAATNKSAAMEETVIWEQHTVTLHRAPGFGFGIAISGGRDNPHFQSGETSIVISDVLKGGPAEGLLQENDRVVMVNAVSMDNVEHAYAVQQLRKSGKNAKITIRRKRKVQIPVARPERETMSEHEEDSYDDDEVYDPSAYSGRRSERSLSRRDRSASRERSLSPRSDRRSVGSNLPARPAKVTLVKSRKNEEYGLRLASHIFVKDISPESLAARDGNIQEGDVVLKINGTVTENLSLVDAKKLIERSKGKLKMVVQRDERATLLNIPDLDDSIPSANASDRDDISEIHSLASDHSNRSHDRNRSSRSRSPDRRSEPSDHSRHSPQQIHNGSHRSRDEERISKPGAISTPIKIAEEAVISKPVEQPVVKEEKQIPPLPEPKPVYAQPGQPDVDLPVSPSDAPIPSVAHDDGMLRPSMKLVKFKKGESVGLRLAGGNDVGIFVAGVLEDSPAAKEGLEEGDQILRVNNVDFANIIREEAVLFLLDLPKGEEVTILAQKKKDVYRRIVESDVGDSFYIRTHFEYEKESPYGLSFNKGEVFRVVDTLYNGKLGSWLAIRIGKNHQEVERGIIPNKNRAEQLSSVQYTLPKTAGGDRADFWRFRGLRSSKRNLRKSREDLSAQPVQTKFPAYERVVLREAGFLRPVVIFGPIADVAREKLAREEPDLFELAKSEPRDAGSDQRSSGIIRLHTIKQIIDRDKHAVLDITPNAVDRLNYAQWYPIVVFLNPDSKQGVKNMRTRLCPESRKSARKLYERALKLRKNNHHLFTTTINMNSMNDGWYGALKETIQQQQNQLVWVSEGKADGAPDDDLDLHDDRLSYLSAPGSEYSMYSTDSRHTSDYEDTDTEGGAYTDQELDETLNDEVGPPTEPAITRSSEPVRDDPPVIQDAPGYPPYQHQVQPDPLNRIDPAGFKMPGPQQKAEAVPAMPSVPRQLEPIAVVTAPPAVDDSVYVAEEPLPSPHSNYGPQGGTIRKPTTELARPMPHDPQQSGLPITEPKMYKKNLYGMEEPARQNHGMKQPVTGHPVQRFDKEQPLNYDPRPPYQDEQPYRDYDHPPYRYDSAGNYVEPKSRSYDSHLHYENRVPHYDEQWSPYDQSSPQGYPGRTPFENQHPQGYEPRLPYEESAERESSTPPPRYDEQLAPPAVYDGRPRYEPPAKTYSKPTQPRYEEQPLAGSYDVRPRYEPEPHAFPPPASRSPEPKQLYDPQVRPYAQGPPRGYKPGQYEPPLSADVPLPPPPQVQPKPEPPATSSKPLPPPPAAEPEDDPAMKPQSVLTRVKMFENKRSASVDRAKESGDPAVVRPTELVPKPVVGPGPVSKANSLSHLDQDKPAYSRAPEPQKPQVKPPEDIVRSNHYDPDEDEEYYRKQLSYFDRRNFDKPVPPPSANRFPEPVKPVQPQTQPSYSNFSSRGEAVEKVSPVEKRYEPVPQITPPASQYGQPVPPQTTLVAPPAVLPKPPAPEVNPLPLETLSSPKTKPEPPSLQTVPTALRPSNREDTVQTSYLPQKSFPEKAPVNGTDQPAKPITSSYNRFTPKPYTSSARPFERKFESPKFNHNLLPNDTQAKPEPITKPVSSAPQPASKPQTSPQSADLDSGLDTFSRTTDNRPKYQQNNIGAVPKAIPVSPGALDDDEEDEGHTVVATARGIFNSNGGVLSSIETGVSIIIPQGAIPDGVEQEIYFKVCRDNSILPPLDKEKGETLLSPLVMCGPHGLKFLKPVELRLPHCASMTPDGWSFALKSSDSSSGDPKSWQNKSLPGDPNYLVGANCVSVLIDHF, from the exons GCGCCAGGGTTCGGCTTTGGCATCGCTATCTCTGGTGGTCGAGATAATCCTCATTTTCAGAGTGGTGAGACCTCCATTGTGATCTCAGACGTGCTAAAAGGAGGTCCAGCTGAGGGCTTGCTACA GGAGAATGACAGAGTTGTCATGGTTAATGCTGTGTCCATGGATAATGTGGAGCATGCATATGCCGTTCAGCAGCTACGGAAAAGTGGGAAGAATGCGAAAATT ACGATCAGGAGGAAGCGGAAGGTACAGATCCCCGTGGCGCGGCCAGAGCGCGAGACTATGTCGGAGCACGAGGAGGACAGCTACGACGACGACGAGGTGTACGACCCCAGCGCCTACAGTGGCCGGCGGAGCGAGCGCAGCCTTAGCCGCCGGGACAGGAGCGCCAGCCGTGAGCGAAGCCTGTCCCCACGCTCAGACAGGAGGTCTGTGGGCTCCAACCTACCTGCCAGGCCTGCCAAAGTCACCTTGGTGAAGTCTAGGAAAAACGAAG AATATGGGCTGCGCTTAGCAAGCCACATATTTGTGAAAGACATTTCTCCAGAGAGCCTTGCAGCCAGAGATGGCAACATCCAGGAGGGAGATGTTGTACTGAAA ATCAATGGCACAGTGACGGAAAACCTGTCCTTGGTAGATGCTAAGAAACTAATAGAGCGGTCAAAGGGCAAGCTAAAGATGGTTGTCCAGAGGGATGAGAGAGCCACTCTGCTGAATATCCCTGACCTGGATGACAGCATTCCTTCAGCCAATGCCTCTGATAGAGACG acaTTTCAGAAATTCATTCACTGGCATCAGACCATTCCAACCGATCCCATGACCGAAACCGCAGCAGCCGCTCCCGATCTCCTGACAGGAGGTCAGAGCCGTCTGACCATTCCAGAcattctccacagcaaatccacAATGGCAG CCACAGAAGTCGTGACGAAGAGAGGATTTCAAAACCAGGGGCGATATCAACTCCTATTAAAATAGCAGAAGAAGCTGTAATCTCCAAGCCCGTGGAGCAGCCTGTGGTCAAAGAGGAGAAACAGATCCCTCCACTGCCAG AACCCAAGCCAGTGTACGCTCAGCCTGGCCAGCCTGACGTGGACCTCCCCGTCAGCCCCTCCGACGCCCCCATTCCCAGCGTGGCGCACGACGACGGCATGCTGCG GCCCAGTATGAAGCTGGTGAAGTTTAAGAAGGGGGAGAGTGTGGGTCTGCGCCTGGCCGGAGGGAATGACGTGGGGATCTTTGTTGCTGGCGTTCTGGAAGATAGCCCAGCGGCCAAAGAGGGCCTGGAAGAGGGGGACCAGATTCTCAGG gtAAACAATGTTGACTTTGCAAATATAATCCGTGAAGAGGCGGTTTTGTTCCTTCTtgatcttcccaaaggtgaagaGGTCACCATTTTGGCTCAGAAGAAGAAGGATG TTTACAGACGGATAGTAGAGTCTGATGTTGGCGATTCATTCTACATCCGGACGCACTTTGAATACGAGAAGGAGTCGCCGTACGGCCTCAGCTTCAACAAGGGAGAGGTGTTCCGTGTGGTGGACACTCTGTACAATGGCAAGCTGGGTTCCTGGCTGGCCATACGCATTGGCAAGAACCATCAGGAAGTGGAGAGGGGCATCATTCCTAACAAGAACAG AGCGGAGCAGCTGTCCAGCGTTCAGTACACTCTCCCCAAGACGGCTGGAGGGGACCGGGCGGATTTCTGGCGGTTCCGGGGGCTCCGCAGTTCCAAGAGGAACCTCAGGAAGAGTCGCGAGGATCTGTCCGCCCAGCCCGTCCAGACCAAGTTCCCGGCATATGAGCGAGTGGTGCTGAGAGAGG CTGGGTTCCTTCGGCCCGTGGTCATCTTTGGGCCCATTGCTGATGTGGCTCGTGAGAAGCTGGCTAGAGAGGAGCCAGACTTATTTGAGTTGGCAA AGAGCGAGCCGAGGGATGCAGGAAGTGACCAAAGGAGTTCCGGGATCATCCGTCTTCACACCATCAAGCAAATCATCGACCGG GACAAGCATGCAGTGTTGGACATCACCCCGAATGCCGTGGACAGGCTGAACTACGCCCAGTGGTATCCCATCGTGGTGTTCCTGAACCCAGACAGCAAGCAGGGGGTCAAGAACATGAGGACACGGCTGTGTCCGGAATCTAGGAAGAGCGCCAGGAAACTGTACGAGCGCGCCCTGAAGCTGCGAAAAAACAACCACCATCTTTTCACCA CCACCATCAATATGAACTCTATGAATGACGGGTGGTACGGAGCCCTGAAGGAGacaatacagcagcagcagaatcAGTTGGTGTGGGTCTCGGAGGGCAAG GCGGACGGCGCTCCGGATGACGACCTGGACCTGCATGATGACCGGCTGTCGTACCTGTCGGCCCCGGGCAGCGAGTACTCCATGTACAGCACAGACAGTCGACACACGTCGGACTACGAAGACACGGACACAGAGGGCGGGGCCTACACTGACCAGGAGCTGGATGAAACCCTGAACGACGAAGTGGGCCCCCCCACGGAGCCCGCCATCACCCGCTCCTCCGAGCCCGTGCGCGATGACCCTCCCGTCATCCAAGATGCCCCAGGATACCCTCCTTACCAGCACCAGGTCCAGCCTGACCCCCTCAACAGAATAGACCCAGCAGGTTTTAAAATGCCAGGCCCACAGCAG AAAGCAGAGGCGGTTCCTGCCATGCCTAGCGTTCCCCGTCAGCTTGAGCCCATTGCTGTCGTGACAGCGCCCCCTGCTGTTGACGACTCTGTATATGTAGCAGAGGAGCCTCTTCCCTCTCCTCACAGCAACTACGGCCCCCAGGGTGGCACCATTAGGAAGCCCACCACTGAGCTAGCTCGGCCAATGCCCCACGATCCCCAGCAGTCGGGCCTGCCTATTACAGAACCAAAG ATGTACAAGAAAAATCTTTATGGAATGGAAGAACCAGCCAGGCAGAATCACGGCATGAAGCAGCCAGTCACTGGCCACCCCGTGCAGAGGTTCGACAAGGAGCAACCTCTGAACTACGACCCCCGGCCTCCGTACCAGGATGAACAGCCATACAGAGATTATGACCATCCGCCGTACCGATATGACTCTGCGGGAAACTACGTGGAACCAAAGTCTCGCAGCTATGACTCGCACCTGCACTACGAGAACCGAGTGCCTCACTATGACGAGCAGTGGTCTCCCTACGATCAGAGCTCCCCGCAGGGCTACCCAGGTCGAACCCCATTTGAGAACCAGCACCCCCAGGGCTATGAACCCCGGCTCCCCTACGAGGAGAGTGCGGAACGAGAATCCAGCACCCCCCCGCCTCGCTACGATGAGCAGCTGGCGCCCCCCGCAGTGTATGACGGCCGGCCACGGTACGAGCCGCCCGCCAAGACCTACAGCAAGCCCACGCAGCCACGCTACGAGGAGCAGCCCCTCGCGGGCAGCTATGATGTGCGGCCAAGATACGAGCCCGAGCCACATGCCTTTCCCCCTCCTGCCTCCCGATCGCCCGAGCCCAAACAGCTCTACGACCCTCAGGTCCGGCCCTATGCTCAGGGTCCTCCGCGGGGCTACAAGCCAGGACAGTACGAGCCTCCACTCAGCGCAGATGTTCCCCTCCCACCCCCGCCCCAGGTACAGCCTAAGCCAGAGCCTCCAGCCACCTCCAGCAAACCGCTACCCCCACCGCCAGCAGCAGAGCCAGAGGACGACCCAGCCATGAAGCCCCAGTCGGTGCTCACCCGTGTCAAGATGTTCGAGAACAAGAGGTCAGCATCGGTGGACCGGGCCAAGGAGTCTGGGGATCCCGCTGTCGTCAGG CCGACTGAACTTGTACCCAAGCCTGTGGTTGGGCCAGGCCCGGTCTCCAAGGCCAACTCTCTCAGCCATCTGGACCAGGACAAGCCTGCATACAG CAGGGCTCCTGAGCCGCAGAAGCCTCAGGTCAAGCCCCCAGAGGACATCGTTCGTTCCAACCACTACGACCCTGACGAGGATGAGGAGTATTACAGGAAGCAGCTCTCCTACTTTGACCGCAGGAACTTTGACAAGCCTGTGCCCCCACCCTCTGCCAACCGCTTCCCTGAGCCAGTCAAACCAGTGCAGCCTCAGACGCAGCCCAGCTACTCCAACTTCTCCTCCAG GGGGGAGGCCGTGGAGAAAGTCAGTCCTGTGGAGAAAAGATATGAACCAGTGCCTCAGATCACACCACCTGCATCTCAGTACGGTCAGCCTGTGCCACCACAGACCACACTTGTCGCCCCCCCCGCAGTCCTGCCCAAGCCCCCTGCTCCTGAAG TCAACCCACTCCCTCTGGAGACCCTCAGCTCACCCAAGACCAAGCCAGAGCCCCCCTCCCTGCAGACGGTCCCCACCGCACTGCGGCCCAGTAACCGCGAGGACACTGTGCAGACGAGCTACCTGCCCCAGAAGAGCTTCCCCGAGAAGGCTCCGGTCAACGGCACTGACCAGCCCGCCAAGCCCATCACGTCCAGCTACAACCGCTTCACCCCCAAACCGTACACCAGCTCTGCACGGCCATTCGAGCGCAAGTTCGAGAGCCCCAAGTTCAACCACAACCTCCTACCCAATGACACCCAGGCCAAGCCAGAACCCATCACCAAGCCAGTGAGCAGCGCCCCGCAGCCAGCCAGCAAGCCGCAGACCTCCCCACAGTCAGCCGATCTGGACAGCGGCCTGGACACCTTCTCCCGGACCACGGACAACCGGCCCAAATACCAGCAGAACAATATCGGTGCCGTGCCCAAGGCCATTCCTGTCAG CCCCGGCGCTCTGGATGATGACGAGGAGGATGAAGGCCACACTGTGGTGGCCACGGCCAGGGGCATCTTCAACAGCAATGGTGGCGTGCTGAGCTCCATTGAGACCGGGGTTAGCATCATCATCCCCCAGGGCGCCATTCCTGACGGCGTGGAGCAAGAGATCTACTTCAAAGTGTGCAGGGACAACAGCATCCTCCCCCCCTTAGACAAGGAGAAAG GAGAGACTCTTCTCAGCCCACTGGTGATGTGTGGCCCTCATGGCCTGAAGTTCCTGAAGCCGGTGGAGCTGCGCTTACCTCACTGTGCGTCTATGACCCCTGATGGTTGGTCTTTTGCTCTAAAATCCTCCGACTCCTCGTCGG
- the tjp1a gene encoding tight junction protein ZO-1 isoform X7, with amino-acid sequence MLGNKNCMITYAGLWCGIVEAVDKMKYQKYLTVLQMALGVTASNRNNLLPYKRRMWVTPSSDTANAAASSGSQGKPSLRRIKGRIHRSKSLDSIELLDSNSAAMEETVIWEQHTVTLHRAPGFGFGIAISGGRDNPHFQSGETSIVISDVLKGGPAEGLLQENDRVVMVNAVSMDNVEHAYAVQQLRKSGKNAKITIRRKRKVQIPVARPERETMSEHEEDSYDDDEVYDPSAYSGRRSERSLSRRDRSASRERSLSPRSDRRSVGSNLPARPAKVTLVKSRKNEEYGLRLASHIFVKDISPESLAARDGNIQEGDVVLKINGTVTENLSLVDAKKLIERSKGKLKMVVQRDERATLLNIPDLDDSIPSANASDRDDISEIHSLASDHSNRSHDRNRSSRSRSPDRRSEPSDHSRHSPQQIHNGSHRSRDEERISKPGAISTPIKIAEEAVISKPVEQPVVKEEKQIPPLPEPKPVYAQPGQPDVDLPVSPSDAPIPSVAHDDGMLRPSMKLVKFKKGESVGLRLAGGNDVGIFVAGVLEDSPAAKEGLEEGDQILRVNNVDFANIIREEAVLFLLDLPKGEEVTILAQKKKDVYRRIVESDVGDSFYIRTHFEYEKESPYGLSFNKGEVFRVVDTLYNGKLGSWLAIRIGKNHQEVERGIIPNKNRAEQLSSVQYTLPKTAGGDRADFWRFRGLRSSKRNLRKSREDLSAQPVQTKFPAYERVVLREAGFLRPVVIFGPIADVAREKLAREEPDLFELAKSEPRDAGSDQRSSGIIRLHTIKQIIDRDKHAVLDITPNAVDRLNYAQWYPIVVFLNPDSKQGVKNMRTRLCPESRKSARKLYERALKLRKNNHHLFTTTINMNSMNDGWYGALKETIQQQQNQLVWVSEGKADGAPDDDLDLHDDRLSYLSAPGSEYSMYSTDSRHTSDYEDTDTEGGAYTDQELDETLNDEVGPPTEPAITRSSEPVRDDPPVIQDAPGYPPYQHQVQPDPLNRIDPAGFKMPGPQQMYKKNLYGMEEPARQNHGMKQPVTGHPVQRFDKEQPLNYDPRPPYQDEQPYRDYDHPPYRYDSAGNYVEPKSRSYDSHLHYENRVPHYDEQWSPYDQSSPQGYPGRTPFENQHPQGYEPRLPYEESAERESSTPPPRYDEQLAPPAVYDGRPRYEPPAKTYSKPTQPRYEEQPLAGSYDVRPRYEPEPHAFPPPASRSPEPKQLYDPQVRPYAQGPPRGYKPGQYEPPLSADVPLPPPPQVQPKPEPPATSSKPLPPPPAAEPEDDPAMKPQSVLTRVKMFENKRSASVDRAKESGDPAVVRPTELVPKPVVGPGPVSKANSLSHLDQDKPAYSRAPEPQKPQVKPPEDIVRSNHYDPDEDEEYYRKQLSYFDRRNFDKPVPPPSANRFPEPVKPVQPQTQPSYSNFSSRGEAVEKVSPVEKRYEPVPQITPPASQYGQPVPPQTTLVAPPAVLPKPPAPEVNPLPLETLSSPKTKPEPPSLQTVPTALRPSNREDTVQTSYLPQKSFPEKAPVNGTDQPAKPITSSYNRFTPKPYTSSARPFERKFESPKFNHNLLPNDTQAKPEPITKPVSSAPQPASKPQTSPQSADLDSGLDTFSRTTDNRPKYQQNNIGAVPKAIPVSPGALDDDEEDEGHTVVATARGIFNSNGGVLSSIETGVSIIIPQGAIPDGVEQEIYFKVCRDNSILPPLDKEKGETLLSPLVMCGPHGLKFLKPVELRLPHCDPKSWQNKSLPGDPNYLVGANCVSVLIDHF; translated from the exons GCGCCAGGGTTCGGCTTTGGCATCGCTATCTCTGGTGGTCGAGATAATCCTCATTTTCAGAGTGGTGAGACCTCCATTGTGATCTCAGACGTGCTAAAAGGAGGTCCAGCTGAGGGCTTGCTACA GGAGAATGACAGAGTTGTCATGGTTAATGCTGTGTCCATGGATAATGTGGAGCATGCATATGCCGTTCAGCAGCTACGGAAAAGTGGGAAGAATGCGAAAATT ACGATCAGGAGGAAGCGGAAGGTACAGATCCCCGTGGCGCGGCCAGAGCGCGAGACTATGTCGGAGCACGAGGAGGACAGCTACGACGACGACGAGGTGTACGACCCCAGCGCCTACAGTGGCCGGCGGAGCGAGCGCAGCCTTAGCCGCCGGGACAGGAGCGCCAGCCGTGAGCGAAGCCTGTCCCCACGCTCAGACAGGAGGTCTGTGGGCTCCAACCTACCTGCCAGGCCTGCCAAAGTCACCTTGGTGAAGTCTAGGAAAAACGAAG AATATGGGCTGCGCTTAGCAAGCCACATATTTGTGAAAGACATTTCTCCAGAGAGCCTTGCAGCCAGAGATGGCAACATCCAGGAGGGAGATGTTGTACTGAAA ATCAATGGCACAGTGACGGAAAACCTGTCCTTGGTAGATGCTAAGAAACTAATAGAGCGGTCAAAGGGCAAGCTAAAGATGGTTGTCCAGAGGGATGAGAGAGCCACTCTGCTGAATATCCCTGACCTGGATGACAGCATTCCTTCAGCCAATGCCTCTGATAGAGACG acaTTTCAGAAATTCATTCACTGGCATCAGACCATTCCAACCGATCCCATGACCGAAACCGCAGCAGCCGCTCCCGATCTCCTGACAGGAGGTCAGAGCCGTCTGACCATTCCAGAcattctccacagcaaatccacAATGGCAG CCACAGAAGTCGTGACGAAGAGAGGATTTCAAAACCAGGGGCGATATCAACTCCTATTAAAATAGCAGAAGAAGCTGTAATCTCCAAGCCCGTGGAGCAGCCTGTGGTCAAAGAGGAGAAACAGATCCCTCCACTGCCAG AACCCAAGCCAGTGTACGCTCAGCCTGGCCAGCCTGACGTGGACCTCCCCGTCAGCCCCTCCGACGCCCCCATTCCCAGCGTGGCGCACGACGACGGCATGCTGCG GCCCAGTATGAAGCTGGTGAAGTTTAAGAAGGGGGAGAGTGTGGGTCTGCGCCTGGCCGGAGGGAATGACGTGGGGATCTTTGTTGCTGGCGTTCTGGAAGATAGCCCAGCGGCCAAAGAGGGCCTGGAAGAGGGGGACCAGATTCTCAGG gtAAACAATGTTGACTTTGCAAATATAATCCGTGAAGAGGCGGTTTTGTTCCTTCTtgatcttcccaaaggtgaagaGGTCACCATTTTGGCTCAGAAGAAGAAGGATG TTTACAGACGGATAGTAGAGTCTGATGTTGGCGATTCATTCTACATCCGGACGCACTTTGAATACGAGAAGGAGTCGCCGTACGGCCTCAGCTTCAACAAGGGAGAGGTGTTCCGTGTGGTGGACACTCTGTACAATGGCAAGCTGGGTTCCTGGCTGGCCATACGCATTGGCAAGAACCATCAGGAAGTGGAGAGGGGCATCATTCCTAACAAGAACAG AGCGGAGCAGCTGTCCAGCGTTCAGTACACTCTCCCCAAGACGGCTGGAGGGGACCGGGCGGATTTCTGGCGGTTCCGGGGGCTCCGCAGTTCCAAGAGGAACCTCAGGAAGAGTCGCGAGGATCTGTCCGCCCAGCCCGTCCAGACCAAGTTCCCGGCATATGAGCGAGTGGTGCTGAGAGAGG CTGGGTTCCTTCGGCCCGTGGTCATCTTTGGGCCCATTGCTGATGTGGCTCGTGAGAAGCTGGCTAGAGAGGAGCCAGACTTATTTGAGTTGGCAA AGAGCGAGCCGAGGGATGCAGGAAGTGACCAAAGGAGTTCCGGGATCATCCGTCTTCACACCATCAAGCAAATCATCGACCGG GACAAGCATGCAGTGTTGGACATCACCCCGAATGCCGTGGACAGGCTGAACTACGCCCAGTGGTATCCCATCGTGGTGTTCCTGAACCCAGACAGCAAGCAGGGGGTCAAGAACATGAGGACACGGCTGTGTCCGGAATCTAGGAAGAGCGCCAGGAAACTGTACGAGCGCGCCCTGAAGCTGCGAAAAAACAACCACCATCTTTTCACCA CCACCATCAATATGAACTCTATGAATGACGGGTGGTACGGAGCCCTGAAGGAGacaatacagcagcagcagaatcAGTTGGTGTGGGTCTCGGAGGGCAAG GCGGACGGCGCTCCGGATGACGACCTGGACCTGCATGATGACCGGCTGTCGTACCTGTCGGCCCCGGGCAGCGAGTACTCCATGTACAGCACAGACAGTCGACACACGTCGGACTACGAAGACACGGACACAGAGGGCGGGGCCTACACTGACCAGGAGCTGGATGAAACCCTGAACGACGAAGTGGGCCCCCCCACGGAGCCCGCCATCACCCGCTCCTCCGAGCCCGTGCGCGATGACCCTCCCGTCATCCAAGATGCCCCAGGATACCCTCCTTACCAGCACCAGGTCCAGCCTGACCCCCTCAACAGAATAGACCCAGCAGGTTTTAAAATGCCAGGCCCACAGCAG ATGTACAAGAAAAATCTTTATGGAATGGAAGAACCAGCCAGGCAGAATCACGGCATGAAGCAGCCAGTCACTGGCCACCCCGTGCAGAGGTTCGACAAGGAGCAACCTCTGAACTACGACCCCCGGCCTCCGTACCAGGATGAACAGCCATACAGAGATTATGACCATCCGCCGTACCGATATGACTCTGCGGGAAACTACGTGGAACCAAAGTCTCGCAGCTATGACTCGCACCTGCACTACGAGAACCGAGTGCCTCACTATGACGAGCAGTGGTCTCCCTACGATCAGAGCTCCCCGCAGGGCTACCCAGGTCGAACCCCATTTGAGAACCAGCACCCCCAGGGCTATGAACCCCGGCTCCCCTACGAGGAGAGTGCGGAACGAGAATCCAGCACCCCCCCGCCTCGCTACGATGAGCAGCTGGCGCCCCCCGCAGTGTATGACGGCCGGCCACGGTACGAGCCGCCCGCCAAGACCTACAGCAAGCCCACGCAGCCACGCTACGAGGAGCAGCCCCTCGCGGGCAGCTATGATGTGCGGCCAAGATACGAGCCCGAGCCACATGCCTTTCCCCCTCCTGCCTCCCGATCGCCCGAGCCCAAACAGCTCTACGACCCTCAGGTCCGGCCCTATGCTCAGGGTCCTCCGCGGGGCTACAAGCCAGGACAGTACGAGCCTCCACTCAGCGCAGATGTTCCCCTCCCACCCCCGCCCCAGGTACAGCCTAAGCCAGAGCCTCCAGCCACCTCCAGCAAACCGCTACCCCCACCGCCAGCAGCAGAGCCAGAGGACGACCCAGCCATGAAGCCCCAGTCGGTGCTCACCCGTGTCAAGATGTTCGAGAACAAGAGGTCAGCATCGGTGGACCGGGCCAAGGAGTCTGGGGATCCCGCTGTCGTCAGG CCGACTGAACTTGTACCCAAGCCTGTGGTTGGGCCAGGCCCGGTCTCCAAGGCCAACTCTCTCAGCCATCTGGACCAGGACAAGCCTGCATACAG CAGGGCTCCTGAGCCGCAGAAGCCTCAGGTCAAGCCCCCAGAGGACATCGTTCGTTCCAACCACTACGACCCTGACGAGGATGAGGAGTATTACAGGAAGCAGCTCTCCTACTTTGACCGCAGGAACTTTGACAAGCCTGTGCCCCCACCCTCTGCCAACCGCTTCCCTGAGCCAGTCAAACCAGTGCAGCCTCAGACGCAGCCCAGCTACTCCAACTTCTCCTCCAG GGGGGAGGCCGTGGAGAAAGTCAGTCCTGTGGAGAAAAGATATGAACCAGTGCCTCAGATCACACCACCTGCATCTCAGTACGGTCAGCCTGTGCCACCACAGACCACACTTGTCGCCCCCCCCGCAGTCCTGCCCAAGCCCCCTGCTCCTGAAG TCAACCCACTCCCTCTGGAGACCCTCAGCTCACCCAAGACCAAGCCAGAGCCCCCCTCCCTGCAGACGGTCCCCACCGCACTGCGGCCCAGTAACCGCGAGGACACTGTGCAGACGAGCTACCTGCCCCAGAAGAGCTTCCCCGAGAAGGCTCCGGTCAACGGCACTGACCAGCCCGCCAAGCCCATCACGTCCAGCTACAACCGCTTCACCCCCAAACCGTACACCAGCTCTGCACGGCCATTCGAGCGCAAGTTCGAGAGCCCCAAGTTCAACCACAACCTCCTACCCAATGACACCCAGGCCAAGCCAGAACCCATCACCAAGCCAGTGAGCAGCGCCCCGCAGCCAGCCAGCAAGCCGCAGACCTCCCCACAGTCAGCCGATCTGGACAGCGGCCTGGACACCTTCTCCCGGACCACGGACAACCGGCCCAAATACCAGCAGAACAATATCGGTGCCGTGCCCAAGGCCATTCCTGTCAG CCCCGGCGCTCTGGATGATGACGAGGAGGATGAAGGCCACACTGTGGTGGCCACGGCCAGGGGCATCTTCAACAGCAATGGTGGCGTGCTGAGCTCCATTGAGACCGGGGTTAGCATCATCATCCCCCAGGGCGCCATTCCTGACGGCGTGGAGCAAGAGATCTACTTCAAAGTGTGCAGGGACAACAGCATCCTCCCCCCCTTAGACAAGGAGAAAG GAGAGACTCTTCTCAGCCCACTGGTGATGTGTGGCCCTCATGGCCTGAAGTTCCTGAAGCCGGTGGAGCTGCGCTTACCTCACT